In one Chryseobacterium camelliae genomic region, the following are encoded:
- a CDS encoding efflux RND transporter permease subunit, which translates to MIKNFINRPVLSTVISILIVILGVLGLVSLPVTQYPDIAPPTVSVTTNYTGANAETVMKSVVVPLEEQINGVEGMDYITSSAGNDGSANIQVFFKQGIDPDIAAVNVQNRVARATPLLPSEVTRSGVVTQKQQTSALMYMSFYSENKDLDDVYLQNFLNINIIPNLKRINGVGDANVFGGKNYSMRIWLDPAKMAAYGLTPTDVTTAINEQSREAAAGSIGQNSGSSFEYIIKYVGKFNDKEQYDNIIIKSLPDGQNLMLKDVAKVELAGQSYSGIGENGNNPSISMGIFQTPGSNAQEIIQNIKTYLKSAESTFPQGIKYTYNFDTNEFLEASIEKVVHTLIEAFILVFIVVYIFLQDFRSTLIPAIAVPVSIVGAFFFLNLFGYSLNLLTLFALVLAIGIVVDDAIVVVEAVHAKMEHGISDAKKATVEAMDEITGAIISITLVMASVFIPVTFITGPTGVFYQQFGITLIVAIIISAVNALTLSPVLCSLFLKPHAAHHEEYQKMNFLNKFFYKFNIAFKTATERYGKGFVFLLRHKWVTLIIFAVTGGILFWASSTMKKGFVPTEDRGIIFTDVQLPPGASMERTYNALKALQAKAMKIPGVQNVTISTGRGFLSGNGSNNGLAFVKLKPFEERKKDNLTSEDITKKLFGISGAVPDAKVVFFQPPSVPGFGSSAGFEMVLLDKSGGAYTDLDAKTNEFIGKLMERPEIEFAQTSFNTKYPQYQMEINVPLAKQLGVSVSDILATMQGYIGGIYTADFTKYGKQFRVMVQALPENRQNVNNLNQLYVKTGSGAMSPISQFVTLEKAYGPQSVSRYNLFTSVKITGANSAGFSSGDAIGAVQQVAKETLNQNYAVEFTGLTREELNSGSQTLLIFALSLVFVYFILSAQYESYILPLIVVISLPLGVMGAYFGQKIMGLENNIYFQIALIMLVGLLAKNAILIVEFAVQRRHHGETIVMSAINAAKARLRPILMTSFAFIFGLLPLVLASGIGAVGNRSIATGAAIGLLIGTILGLFVIPVLYVIFEYLQEKIKPIKKEEINLAE; encoded by the coding sequence ATGATTAAAAATTTTATAAACAGGCCGGTTTTATCCACTGTAATCTCAATTTTAATTGTGATTCTCGGTGTTTTAGGACTTGTCTCGTTGCCGGTTACACAGTATCCCGACATTGCTCCGCCTACCGTAAGCGTTACGACAAACTATACGGGAGCCAATGCAGAAACTGTTATGAAAAGTGTTGTTGTACCCTTAGAAGAACAGATCAACGGGGTAGAAGGGATGGACTACATTACCTCTTCTGCAGGAAATGATGGTTCTGCCAATATTCAGGTTTTCTTTAAGCAAGGAATCGACCCGGATATTGCCGCGGTGAACGTACAAAACCGCGTAGCGAGAGCAACTCCGCTATTACCAAGTGAAGTTACACGTTCCGGGGTAGTTACCCAAAAACAACAGACCAGTGCATTAATGTATATGTCTTTCTATTCTGAAAACAAGGATTTGGACGATGTATATCTTCAGAACTTCCTGAACATCAATATCATTCCAAACTTAAAAAGGATTAATGGTGTAGGAGATGCGAATGTTTTCGGAGGTAAAAACTATTCCATGAGAATCTGGCTTGATCCGGCAAAAATGGCGGCTTACGGTCTTACACCAACCGATGTTACCACGGCAATCAACGAGCAGAGTAGAGAAGCTGCGGCCGGTTCTATCGGACAAAACAGCGGAAGTTCTTTTGAATACATTATTAAATATGTAGGTAAATTCAATGATAAAGAACAATACGATAATATTATCATCAAATCTCTTCCGGACGGACAAAATTTAATGCTGAAAGACGTTGCAAAAGTAGAATTGGCAGGTCAGTCTTACTCCGGAATCGGAGAAAACGGAAACAATCCGTCTATCAGTATGGGGATTTTCCAGACTCCCGGTTCTAATGCACAGGAGATTATTCAGAACATTAAAACTTATTTAAAATCAGCAGAAAGTACTTTTCCTCAGGGAATTAAATACACGTATAACTTCGATACCAACGAATTCCTTGAAGCATCGATCGAAAAGGTGGTTCATACCCTAATCGAGGCATTTATTCTGGTATTTATTGTGGTGTATATTTTCCTTCAGGATTTCAGATCTACCCTAATTCCGGCTATTGCAGTTCCGGTTTCTATTGTAGGTGCATTTTTCTTCCTGAATTTATTCGGATATTCCTTAAACTTATTAACGCTGTTTGCTTTAGTTCTAGCCATCGGTATTGTGGTGGATGACGCCATTGTCGTCGTCGAGGCAGTACACGCCAAGATGGAGCATGGGATTTCTGATGCCAAAAAAGCAACCGTGGAAGCCATGGATGAAATTACTGGTGCCATCATTTCAATCACATTGGTAATGGCTTCCGTATTTATTCCGGTGACGTTTATTACAGGGCCTACAGGAGTTTTCTACCAACAGTTTGGGATTACGCTGATTGTGGCGATTATCATTTCTGCCGTAAACGCATTGACTTTAAGTCCGGTTTTATGTTCGTTATTCCTAAAACCGCATGCTGCACATCATGAAGAATATCAGAAAATGAACTTCCTTAATAAGTTCTTTTATAAATTCAATATTGCTTTTAAAACAGCTACAGAACGATACGGAAAGGGGTTCGTGTTCTTATTGCGACACAAATGGGTTACCCTGATTATTTTTGCCGTTACCGGAGGTATTTTATTCTGGGCAAGTTCTACCATGAAAAAAGGATTTGTACCTACGGAAGACCGAGGAATTATTTTTACAGACGTTCAGCTTCCACCGGGAGCTTCTATGGAAAGAACTTATAATGCTCTTAAAGCACTTCAGGCAAAAGCTATGAAAATACCCGGGGTACAAAACGTGACGATTTCTACCGGTAGAGGTTTCTTATCCGGGAACGGAAGTAATAACGGTCTTGCTTTTGTGAAATTAAAGCCTTTTGAAGAAAGAAAAAAAGACAATTTAACCTCTGAAGATATTACAAAAAAATTATTCGGAATTTCGGGAGCTGTTCCTGACGCCAAAGTTGTATTTTTCCAGCCTCCAAGTGTACCCGGCTTCGGTAGTAGTGCAGGATTTGAAATGGTATTGCTTGACAAATCGGGTGGTGCCTATACAGATCTGGATGCTAAAACCAATGAATTTATCGGTAAATTGATGGAAAGACCTGAAATTGAATTTGCACAGACTTCATTCAATACAAAATATCCTCAGTATCAAATGGAAATCAATGTTCCTTTAGCAAAACAACTCGGGGTTTCAGTGAGTGATATTTTAGCGACAATGCAAGGGTATATAGGAGGGATCTATACCGCTGACTTTACCAAATACGGGAAACAGTTCAGAGTAATGGTTCAGGCACTTCCTGAAAACAGACAAAATGTAAATAATCTTAACCAATTGTATGTTAAAACAGGTTCCGGAGCAATGTCACCGATTTCACAGTTTGTAACATTGGAAAAAGCATACGGACCACAATCTGTAAGTCGTTACAACCTATTTACATCAGTAAAAATTACAGGAGCCAATTCTGCAGGATTCAGTTCAGGAGACGCGATTGGAGCCGTACAACAGGTTGCCAAAGAAACCCTGAATCAAAACTATGCGGTTGAATTTACCGGATTAACCAGAGAAGAATTAAATTCAGGTTCTCAAACCCTTTTAATCTTTGCATTAAGTTTAGTGTTTGTTTATTTTATCCTTTCTGCTCAGTACGAAAGTTATATTCTTCCGCTAATTGTGGTAATTTCCCTTCCTCTCGGAGTAATGGGAGCTTATTTCGGACAAAAAATCATGGGCTTGGAAAACAATATCTATTTCCAGATTGCCTTAATCATGTTGGTCGGATTATTAGCAAAGAATGCCATTTTGATTGTAGAATTTGCAGTTCAGAGAAGACATCATGGTGAAACAATCGTTATGTCTGCCATTAATGCTGCAAAAGCAAGATTAAGACCTATTTTGATGACCTCATTTGCATTCATCTTCGGTTTATTGCCATTGGTTTTGGCAAGCGGAATCGGTGCAGTCGGAAACAGGTCGATTGCAACAGGTGCGGCAATAGGATTGTTGATAGGAACCATCCTAGGATTATTCGTAATACCGGTATTATATGTGATTTTCGAATATTTACAGGAGAAAATTAAGCCTATCAAAAAAGAAGAAATCAATTTAGCAGAATAA
- a CDS encoding GNAT family N-acetyltransferase, with protein MNSEIKLRKAEIEDRDIIWNILQQAIERRRQDGSTQWQQGYPNLDTVESDIAKGFGYVMTVDGEIAVYTALILNDEPAYSTIEGEWLSNGEFVVVHRVAVDEKFAGQGMVKKLFDHIEEFTKSNGIQSVKVDTNFDNIAMLKILEGKGYTYCGEVFLAGGMRKAFEKIII; from the coding sequence ATGAATTCAGAAATTAAACTAAGAAAGGCAGAAATTGAAGACAGAGATATTATCTGGAATATTTTGCAGCAGGCCATTGAAAGAAGAAGACAGGACGGAAGCACGCAATGGCAACAAGGTTATCCCAATTTAGATACCGTAGAAAGTGATATTGCAAAAGGTTTTGGATACGTAATGACAGTAGATGGAGAAATTGCAGTGTATACCGCACTGATTCTTAATGACGAGCCAGCTTACAGTACCATAGAAGGAGAGTGGCTAAGCAATGGTGAATTCGTTGTAGTGCACAGGGTAGCTGTGGATGAAAAATTTGCTGGTCAGGGAATGGTGAAAAAATTATTTGACCATATCGAAGAGTTTACAAAATCCAATGGAATTCAGAGCGTTAAGGTGGATACCAACTTTGACAATATTGCGATGTTAAAAATTCTTGAAGGGAAAGGATATACATATTGCGGAGAAGTCTTTCTGGCCGGCGGAATGAGAAAAGCTTTTGAGAAGATTATAATTTAG
- a CDS encoding glycosyltransferase family 32 protein, giving the protein MAIPKQIFQTFKTDKLPWLTKFHIKRMLKKNPEYQYHFYDDKRITEFFKDEFPPEYLKAYNRLTIGAAKADFFRYAILYKKGGVYLDIDSGINIPLRELIREDDSALVTDEDPPTYYVQWGLVYEAGHPFLQRTLENIMDNIKNNPHPHNVHKTTGPTVYTNSIKECLKENPNIPHRFLGPHYDNKMQFKYKLGKFFLYKDKSEHWKKKQLTQNIIRPENEDSL; this is encoded by the coding sequence ATGGCCATTCCTAAACAGATCTTTCAGACTTTTAAAACCGATAAGCTGCCTTGGCTTACGAAGTTTCATATTAAAAGAATGCTTAAGAAAAACCCGGAATATCAATATCATTTCTATGATGATAAAAGGATTACCGAATTCTTTAAAGATGAATTTCCGCCTGAATATCTGAAAGCCTACAACAGGCTTACCATAGGAGCAGCCAAAGCAGATTTTTTCAGATATGCCATCCTGTATAAAAAAGGAGGCGTATATCTTGATATCGATAGCGGAATCAATATCCCGTTAAGAGAATTGATTCGCGAAGATGATTCTGCATTAGTTACGGATGAAGATCCGCCAACATATTATGTACAATGGGGTCTGGTTTATGAAGCCGGACACCCGTTTTTACAGAGAACATTGGAAAATATCATGGATAATATTAAAAATAATCCACATCCTCATAATGTTCATAAAACCACCGGTCCAACAGTTTATACAAACTCAATTAAAGAATGTCTTAAAGAAAATCCAAATATCCCTCACCGATTTTTGGGACCTCATTATGACAACAAAATGCAGTTTAAATATAAACTAGGCAAATTCTTCCTGTATAAAGATAAATCCGAACACTGGAAAAAGAAACAACTGACTCAAAACATCATAAGACCGGAGAATGAAGATAGCTTATGA
- a CDS encoding 2,3,4,5-tetrahydropyridine-2,6-dicarboxylate N-succinyltransferase: MSLQQTIENIWDNRELLQNEDSQKAIREVISLVDKGELRTAEPTENGWQVNEWVKKAVVMYFPIQKMETIEVGPFEFHDKMPLKRNYAEKGVRVVPHAVAREGAYIAPGVIMMPSYVNIGAYVDSGTMVDTWATVGSCAQIGKNVHLSGGVGIGGVLEPLQAAPVIIEDDCFIGSRCIVVEGVHVEKEAVLGANVVLTASTKIIDVTGPEPIEIKGRVPARSVVIPGSYTKQYPAGEYQVPCALIIGQRKESTDKKTSLNDALRDNNVAV, from the coding sequence ATGTCGTTACAACAAACTATTGAAAATATCTGGGACAACAGAGAATTATTGCAGAATGAAGACAGCCAGAAGGCTATCAGAGAGGTTATTTCTTTGGTTGATAAAGGAGAACTTCGTACAGCTGAGCCTACGGAAAACGGATGGCAGGTAAATGAATGGGTGAAAAAAGCTGTCGTAATGTATTTCCCGATCCAGAAAATGGAAACTATCGAAGTAGGTCCGTTTGAATTTCATGACAAAATGCCTTTGAAGAGAAACTATGCTGAAAAAGGAGTAAGAGTTGTACCTCATGCGGTTGCAAGAGAAGGAGCGTACATTGCTCCGGGAGTAATTATGATGCCTTCTTACGTTAACATCGGTGCTTACGTAGATTCAGGAACAATGGTAGATACATGGGCAACAGTAGGAAGCTGCGCACAGATCGGTAAAAATGTTCACTTGAGCGGTGGTGTAGGTATCGGTGGTGTTTTAGAGCCGCTTCAGGCTGCTCCGGTAATCATTGAAGATGACTGTTTCATCGGTTCAAGATGTATCGTTGTAGAGGGAGTTCACGTAGAAAAAGAAGCCGTTTTGGGAGCAAATGTTGTTCTTACAGCTTCTACAAAAATCATTGATGTTACAGGTCCTGAACCTATCGAAATAAAAGGAAGAGTTCCTGCTCGTTCAGTGGTAATTCCTGGAAGTTATACAAAACAGTATCCTGCCGGAGAATATCAGGTTCCTTGTGCTTTGATCATCGGTCAGAGAAAAGAATCTACAGATAAAAAAACATCTCTTAATGATGCTTTGAGGGATAACAATGTAGCAGTTTAA
- the hisG gene encoding ATP phosphoribosyltransferase: MSIIKIAIQKSGRLYEESLQLLKDCGIFINNGKDQLKVSVDNFPMEIMYLRNSDIPQYLEDGVVDIAIVGENLLVEKQKNIEIVQSLGFSKCRVSLAIPKDIETNDINYFQGKKIATSYPNTLKNFLQKNNISADIHIISGSVEIAPNIGLADGICDIVSSGSTLFKNGLRETITLLKSEAVLAKTSQLSPEKVSVLEKFIFRIKAVLKAKNSKYILMNVPNEKIDLISKTLPVLKSPTVIPLAEKGWSSIHSVIDEERFWEVIDELKEKGAQDILIIPIDKMVI, translated from the coding sequence ATGAGTATAATAAAAATAGCGATACAAAAAAGCGGGCGGCTTTACGAAGAATCACTCCAGCTCCTCAAAGACTGCGGTATTTTCATCAACAACGGAAAAGACCAGCTTAAAGTTTCTGTAGACAATTTCCCAATGGAAATCATGTATTTACGAAATTCAGATATTCCTCAATACCTGGAAGACGGAGTGGTTGATATTGCCATCGTGGGTGAAAATCTTTTAGTAGAAAAACAAAAAAACATTGAGATTGTTCAATCTCTGGGTTTCTCAAAATGCAGGGTTTCTTTAGCCATTCCTAAAGACATTGAAACGAATGACATCAATTACTTTCAGGGTAAAAAAATTGCAACCTCTTATCCGAATACCTTAAAAAACTTTCTTCAGAAAAATAATATTTCAGCAGACATCCATATTATTTCAGGTTCGGTTGAAATCGCTCCCAATATTGGTCTTGCCGATGGAATCTGTGATATTGTAAGCTCCGGAAGTACTTTATTTAAAAACGGGTTGAGAGAAACCATAACGCTTCTAAAATCAGAGGCTGTACTGGCAAAGACATCACAATTAAGTCCGGAAAAAGTATCCGTTTTAGAGAAGTTTATATTCAGGATAAAAGCGGTTTTAAAGGCTAAAAATTCAAAATATATTCTGATGAATGTTCCTAATGAAAAGATAGATCTTATTTCAAAAACTCTTCCCGTTCTTAAAAGTCCGACCGTAATTCCTTTGGCTGAAAAGGGTTGGAGCAGTATTCATTCAGTCATTGATGAAGAACGTTTTTGGGAAGTCATCGATGAACTGAAAGAAAAAGGAGCCCAAGATATTTTAATAATTCCAATCGATAAAATGGTAATTTAA
- a CDS encoding efflux transporter outer membrane subunit produces the protein MKSLLNIIKGITFSVAILAAVSSCMARKEYERPQNVVDEKLFRTDMLPSDSTNVANVSWKEIFTDPILQGHISKALENNLDIRIALQSITSAEAYLKQSKAAYQPTVTVGPGYTFQTQSLNTQTGRLFGDRRYINQLDITASIGFEADIWGKLKAQEKAQMATYLGTVAAHKAVKSDLVASIASSYYQLLTFDDQKRIITETIAVREKNLETTKALKAAGTLTEVAVQQSEALVFNAKSLLIDIDTQIQLLENTMSLLMGEPSHAIERSTLKSQHVPIDLKLGYPAQLLANRPDVMRAEYSLMNAFELTNAAKAQFYPTLKITGNGGLQSMDIDHLFSVNSLFASVVGGLAQPVLNRRTIKTNYEVSLANQETAYLNFRKIVLTAGKEVSDAIRVFSVQDSFIDLKQKELESYKKSVDYSQELVNYGMANYLEVLNASVNSLNAELNISNAQYSKMKAAVELYQALGGGWK, from the coding sequence ATGAAGAGTTTATTAAACATCATAAAAGGAATCACTTTTTCAGTTGCCATTCTTGCTGCCGTATCATCTTGTATGGCCAGAAAAGAATATGAACGTCCCCAAAATGTGGTAGACGAAAAGCTGTTCCGTACAGATATGCTACCTTCAGACAGTACAAACGTCGCCAACGTTTCCTGGAAAGAAATTTTTACGGATCCGATACTTCAGGGGCATATTTCTAAAGCTCTAGAAAACAATTTAGACATACGAATTGCTTTGCAGAGCATTACTTCTGCGGAAGCCTATTTAAAGCAAAGTAAAGCAGCATATCAACCTACCGTAACGGTTGGTCCCGGTTATACTTTCCAGACCCAGTCTCTGAATACGCAAACCGGACGTTTGTTTGGTGACAGACGATATATCAATCAGCTTGATATTACGGCGAGCATTGGTTTTGAAGCTGATATCTGGGGAAAACTGAAAGCTCAGGAAAAAGCGCAAATGGCAACTTATTTAGGAACTGTTGCGGCTCATAAGGCTGTGAAAAGTGATCTGGTTGCGTCTATCGCTTCCTCATATTATCAATTACTGACTTTTGATGATCAAAAAAGAATCATCACTGAAACTATTGCAGTTCGTGAGAAAAATTTAGAAACCACAAAAGCTTTAAAAGCAGCCGGAACCCTTACAGAAGTTGCTGTTCAGCAAAGTGAAGCACTGGTTTTCAACGCAAAATCTTTACTCATCGATATTGACACGCAGATTCAGTTATTAGAGAACACGATGAGCCTTTTGATGGGTGAACCTTCTCATGCCATTGAAAGATCAACATTGAAAAGCCAGCATGTTCCGATTGATTTAAAACTAGGATATCCGGCTCAATTACTAGCCAACAGACCCGATGTAATGAGAGCTGAATACAGTTTAATGAATGCTTTTGAACTGACCAATGCGGCAAAAGCTCAGTTTTATCCTACGTTGAAAATTACAGGAAACGGAGGATTACAATCGATGGATATCGATCATTTATTCAGTGTTAATTCATTATTCGCAAGCGTAGTAGGAGGTTTAGCTCAACCTGTTTTGAACAGAAGAACGATTAAAACCAACTATGAAGTGAGCCTTGCCAATCAGGAAACCGCTTATTTAAATTTCAGAAAAATAGTTCTTACTGCCGGAAAAGAAGTTTCTGACGCGATCAGAGTGTTCTCTGTTCAGGATTCTTTTATCGACTTGAAACAGAAAGAATTGGAATCTTATAAAAAATCGGTAGACTATTCCCAGGAATTGGTTAATTACGGGATGGCCAACTATCTTGAAGTACTGAATGCAAGCGTGAATTCATTAAACGCAGAGCTTAATATTTCAAATGCGCAATACAGTAAAATGAAAGCGGCTGTAGAGCTTTATCAGGCTTTAGGAGGCGGCTGGAAATAA
- a CDS encoding transcriptional regulator — MHKSIEIDEKIFQDAVKFYGTIFNIPPLASKIYAYLLFDYEKVGITFDEFVEVLSASKSSVSTSISLLLKAQLIVDHNKMDERKRYFFINDEYKKIRFEKIVQKMQDELKLLDDLDQFKKNHDDGYNKKMEVYKALLNKNILNIQESLNKL, encoded by the coding sequence ATGCATAAGAGTATAGAAATTGATGAAAAAATTTTTCAGGATGCCGTAAAGTTCTACGGCACCATTTTCAATATACCTCCATTAGCCTCCAAAATCTATGCCTATCTGCTTTTTGATTACGAAAAAGTGGGAATTACTTTTGATGAGTTTGTGGAAGTTCTTTCTGCAAGCAAAAGCTCTGTTTCTACCAGTATTTCTTTATTACTGAAAGCACAGCTTATTGTAGATCATAATAAAATGGATGAACGAAAACGGTATTTTTTCATCAATGATGAATATAAGAAGATAAGATTTGAAAAAATAGTTCAAAAGATGCAAGACGAATTAAAACTACTAGATGACTTAGATCAATTTAAAAAAAATCATGACGATGGATACAACAAAAAAATGGAAGTCTACAAAGCTCTGTTAAACAAAAACATCCTTAATATTCAGGAATCACTTAATAAACTATAA
- a CDS encoding glycosyltransferase family 4 protein, with protein MKIAYDAKRFFHNTSGLGNYSRDLVRIVSKYFPENEYILFNKNQSDRGKDILENPSVHFAETSKGSMSRQFKMGKDAQKQNADVFHGLSGELPLKWDKKPIKKIVTIHDLIFVRYPQYYSFFDRKIHLWKFKKAANTADKIIAISEQTKRDIIQFLKVPESKIEVIYQGCHKAFKEQQSEEFIQQTKEKFNLPERFILNVGTIEDRKNLLNIVKGISGTDIPLIVVGKKTKYFQKIAAFIQKNKMEKQVHFLEGVSMDELAVIYKSADIFVYPSFFEGFGIPVIEALFSKTVTITSNTSCLPEAGGPDSVYIDPKNHLDIQSKIKFLWENESERKRRAEKSFEFVQKFNDEPIANELMMLYRKIIS; from the coding sequence ATGAAGATAGCTTATGATGCCAAACGTTTTTTTCATAACACCTCAGGATTAGGCAACTATTCCCGTGATCTGGTTCGTATTGTATCAAAATATTTTCCTGAAAACGAATACATTTTATTCAATAAAAACCAATCGGATAGAGGTAAGGATATTTTAGAAAACCCCAGCGTTCACTTTGCTGAAACCTCAAAAGGAAGCATGTCCCGGCAATTTAAAATGGGAAAAGATGCACAGAAACAGAATGCAGACGTTTTCCATGGATTATCCGGTGAATTACCCTTAAAATGGGACAAAAAACCAATCAAAAAAATCGTTACCATTCACGATTTGATATTCGTACGATATCCTCAATATTATTCTTTTTTTGATCGAAAAATTCATCTTTGGAAATTCAAAAAAGCCGCAAATACTGCAGATAAAATCATTGCGATTTCAGAGCAGACAAAAAGAGACATCATTCAGTTTTTAAAAGTTCCTGAATCTAAGATTGAAGTGATTTATCAGGGCTGTCATAAAGCTTTTAAAGAACAGCAATCTGAAGAGTTTATCCAACAGACAAAAGAAAAATTTAACCTTCCTGAACGATTTATTTTAAATGTCGGAACCATAGAAGACCGCAAGAATCTTTTAAACATTGTAAAAGGAATCAGCGGAACCGATATTCCATTGATTGTAGTCGGAAAAAAAACAAAATATTTTCAGAAAATAGCTGCTTTTATCCAGAAGAATAAAATGGAAAAACAGGTTCATTTTTTAGAAGGTGTTTCTATGGATGAGCTGGCCGTTATTTATAAATCAGCGGATATTTTTGTGTATCCAAGCTTTTTTGAAGGCTTCGGAATTCCTGTAATAGAAGCGCTTTTCTCAAAAACTGTAACCATTACAAGCAATACAAGCTGTCTTCCGGAAGCAGGCGGTCCGGATTCTGTTTATATCGATCCCAAGAATCATTTGGATATTCAATCAAAAATAAAATTTTTGTGGGAGAATGAATCTGAAAGAAAACGCCGTGCTGAAAAGAGTTTTGAGTTTGTTCAAAAGTTTAATGACGAGCCTATTGCCAACGAATTGATGATGCTCTACAGAAAAATTATTTCGTAA
- a CDS encoding C40 family peptidase has product MKLGLFEKHLRIKQLSVLLITSSIIISCGSSKTASNKNSKTKSVARAENLRKLDSKFDGKVSKSINDILKDAEKYIGTPYKFGGNTPSGFDCSGFTVKVFEENDFKLPRRSSDQALTGEKIDITDVKPGDLLFFATGGGSRVSHVGIVHDIGNDGEVKFIHASTSKGVTISSLNEKYWNKAYLHAQRVGL; this is encoded by the coding sequence ATGAAATTGGGATTATTTGAAAAACATTTAAGAATAAAACAACTATCTGTTCTACTGATTACATCCTCAATTATCATTTCCTGTGGAAGCTCAAAAACAGCTTCCAATAAAAATTCAAAAACCAAATCCGTAGCAAGAGCTGAAAACTTAAGAAAATTAGATTCAAAATTTGACGGGAAAGTTTCCAAATCGATCAATGATATTTTAAAAGATGCTGAAAAATACATTGGTACCCCTTATAAATTCGGAGGAAATACACCTTCCGGCTTCGATTGTTCAGGATTTACCGTAAAAGTATTTGAAGAAAACGATTTCAAACTTCCCAGAAGATCTTCAGACCAGGCTTTAACCGGTGAAAAAATTGATATTACCGACGTAAAACCGGGTGATCTTTTATTTTTTGCAACTGGCGGCGGAAGCAGGGTTTCTCATGTCGGAATTGTGCATGATATTGGAAATGATGGTGAAGTTAAATTCATTCATGCTTCTACCTCAAAAGGAGTGACCATTTCTTCACTCAATGAAAAATACTGGAACAAGGCTTATCTTCATGCTCAAAGAGTCGGATTATAA
- a CDS encoding efflux RND transporter periplasmic adaptor subunit, with protein MNSKLVILSVAALSLTACKKEAPKQDGAKPYPVVNVEAKNIVGYQTFPATIQGRVNNDVRAKIQGYITQVLVDEGQYVTKGQPLFRLETNILSENAAASKAGIGAAESNIAAAQASVNAAQVEVNKLKPLVQKNIISNVQLQTAQANLAQAQAQLQQANAAKRQAVANYKGVEANIEYSVIRAPISGVIGKLPLKVGSLVGPTDQTPLTTISDTSEIYAYFSMNEKEYFDFLEKSPGASMPEKIKNLPMVELQLANGSLYPEKGKIEAITGQIDPTTGTIQFRVSFSNAQKLLSNGNSGTIRLPKAYDNVLVVPESATYEQQGIVYVYKVEKDTAKNAVVEVIDRIDNMALIKSGVNKDETIIAAGIGGLKPGTAVIKKPVKMDSLVQSIKPKF; from the coding sequence ATGAACAGTAAACTAGTTATACTTTCTGTTGCAGCGCTATCACTCACAGCCTGCAAAAAAGAAGCTCCTAAGCAGGATGGCGCAAAGCCATATCCTGTAGTGAATGTGGAGGCAAAAAATATAGTCGGTTATCAAACTTTTCCGGCTACCATTCAGGGTAGAGTAAATAATGATGTTCGTGCTAAAATACAGGGGTACATTACACAGGTTTTAGTAGATGAAGGACAATATGTTACCAAAGGACAGCCTTTATTCCGCTTGGAAACCAATATCCTAAGTGAAAACGCAGCTGCTTCAAAAGCAGGAATCGGGGCTGCAGAATCTAATATTGCCGCAGCTCAGGCTTCCGTAAATGCAGCTCAGGTGGAAGTGAACAAACTTAAACCGCTTGTTCAAAAAAATATCATCAGCAATGTTCAGCTACAGACAGCTCAGGCAAATTTAGCTCAGGCCCAGGCTCAATTGCAGCAGGCCAATGCAGCAAAAAGACAAGCCGTAGCAAATTACAAAGGAGTAGAAGCCAATATCGAATACTCTGTTATTCGTGCTCCTATTTCCGGAGTAATCGGAAAGCTTCCTTTGAAAGTAGGAAGTTTGGTAGGACCAACAGATCAAACTCCTTTGACTACCATCTCAGATACCTCAGAAATTTACGCCTACTTTTCGATGAATGAGAAGGAATATTTTGATTTCCTTGAAAAATCTCCGGGAGCTTCAATGCCAGAGAAAATTAAAAACCTTCCGATGGTTGAATTGCAACTGGCCAACGGAAGCCTTTATCCGGAAAAAGGTAAAATAGAGGCTATTACAGGACAAATTGACCCTACAACAGGAACGATCCAGTTCAGAGTAAGCTTTAGCAATGCTCAAAAACTATTGAGTAACGGAAATAGCGGAACCATCAGATTGCCAAAAGCATATGACAATGTTTTAGTCGTACCGGAAAGTGCCACTTACGAACAGCAAGGTATTGTTTACGTTTACAAAGTAGAAAAGGACACTGCTAAAAATGCTGTCGTTGAAGTCATTGACCGAATTGACAATATGGCTTTAATTAAATCCGGAGTTAACAAAGATGAAACGATCATTGCAGCCGGTATCGGAGGTTTAAAACCGGGAACAGCAGTAATTAAAAAGCCTGTGAAAATGGATAGTCTTGTTCAATCAATAAAACCGAAATTCTAA